One Euphorbia lathyris chromosome 1, ddEupLath1.1, whole genome shotgun sequence DNA segment encodes these proteins:
- the LOC136206683 gene encoding probable carboxylesterase 6 has product MVGVNLDSALSKGRHQHQHGPLKHEIAGLIRVFKDGHVERPQMVPFVSSALPPKLSLNLISTDISIDNSTNIWARFYVPTNHCQNLLPLLVYFHGGGFCVGSPAWTCYHEFLAKLAAKSSCIIMSINYRLAPENPLPAAYHDGIKALMWLKQKGSSQWWSTQCNFSNIFLGGDSAGGNIAYNILKMLGSKSNNELAARLYPLNVNGGVLIQPFFGGEERSNSEKYLVQSEKSALSLETSDTYWRLALPYGASRDHPWCNPQMEESVEIPIMVCIAEMDILRDRNMEFGNSLGKKRVVVHKGVGHGFQVLSKSQISHIRTLEMMSQINNFIN; this is encoded by the coding sequence ATGGTAGGCGTTAATCTAGATTCAGCCTTAAGCAAAGGTCGTCATCAACATCAACATGGCCCTTTAAAACACGAAATTGCTGGTTTAATTAGAGTTTTTAAAGACGGCCACGTGGAGAGACCACAGATGGTTCCATTTGTATCTTCAGCTTTGCCCCCAAAGTTGAGTCTCAATCTTATTTCAACTGACATATCAATTGACAATTCCACAAACATATGGGCACGTTTTTATGTTCCAACAAACCATTGTCAGAATCTCCTTCCTTTACTTGTATATTTCCACGGCGGCGGCTTTTGCGTCGGCTCACCTGCCTGGACTTGCTATCATGAATTCTTAGCCAAGTTAGCAGCCAAATCAAGCTGCATAATCATGTCGATTAATTACCGTTTAGCCCCTGAAAATCCTCTCCCTGCTGCTTATCATGACGGGATTAAAGCTCTCATGTGGTTAAAACAAAAGGGTTCAAGTCAATGGTGGTCAACCCAATGCAATTTCAGTAACATTTTCCTAGGCGGTGATAGCGCCGGCGGTAACATAGCCTACAACATCCTCAAAATGCTGGGATCTAAGTCTAACAACGAATTAGCTGCAAGATTATATCCTTTAAATGTAAACGGTGGCGTATTGATCCAACCATTTTTCGGAGGAGAAGAAAGGAGCAATTCGGAGAAGTATTTAGTACAGTCGGAGAAGTCAGCACTTAGCTTAGAAACATCAGATACATATTGGAGGTTAGCTTTGCCGTATGGTGCGAGTCGTGACCACCCATGGTGCAACCCTCAAATGGAAGAAAGTGTGGAAATTCCAATAATGGTGTGCATAGCAGAGATGGATATACTGAGAGATAGGAATATGGAGTTTGGGAATAGTTTGGGGAAGAAAAGGGTAGTGGTTCATAAAGGTGTAGGACATGGGTTTCAAGTTCTGAGTAAGTCTCAAATATCACATATTCGGACTCTTGAAATGATGTCACAAATTAAtaactttattaattaa